One genomic window of Evansella cellulosilytica DSM 2522 includes the following:
- a CDS encoding GNAT family N-acetyltransferase, producing the protein MSYIVRKASEEDALQVQHFIAKVGVAKQPATTDWSSYLVAEDEQGQFVAVVRIQEVTKTIGLIRTLVVDSEKITSIFILEFLEATLHYAENAGIKDIYLLAANEAGFLKQLGFTKTLVNELPKELVVMSDVQAHQEKQLPILKKTEAVNN; encoded by the coding sequence GTGAGCTATATCGTTCGAAAAGCTTCAGAAGAAGATGCACTACAAGTCCAGCATTTTATCGCCAAAGTAGGAGTAGCAAAGCAACCCGCCACCACCGATTGGTCGTCATATCTCGTTGCTGAAGATGAGCAAGGTCAATTCGTCGCCGTCGTACGCATACAGGAAGTAACGAAGACAATAGGATTAATTCGAACATTAGTAGTAGACTCGGAAAAAATAACGTCTATTTTTATACTAGAATTTTTAGAGGCGACACTACATTATGCTGAAAACGCAGGAATAAAGGATATTTATTTACTAGCAGCTAATGAAGCAGGGTTCCTCAAACAATTAGGATTTACGAAAACACTCGTAAATGAACTTCCTAAAGAGCTTGTAGTAATGTCAGACGTCCAAGCTCACCAGGAAAAACAACTACCAATTTTAAAGAAAACCGAAGCTGTGAATAACTAA
- a CDS encoding NUDIX hydrolase, which yields MNKFIITSGAVVLNKHHKILLKKDPVRGWELPGGMVEENEPIKNAVVREVKEETGIDIDIVSFCGVSQELRKNICNMWWLGEPVSGELQTSVESVEVGFFSIEEALNMIVIKEFTEELLMCLDKKKHPFYIAF from the coding sequence ATGAATAAATTTATTATAACTTCAGGGGCAGTCGTACTAAATAAACATCATAAAATATTATTAAAAAAGGATCCTGTAAGGGGCTGGGAATTACCTGGTGGAATGGTAGAAGAAAACGAACCTATCAAAAACGCAGTCGTTCGAGAGGTTAAAGAGGAAACGGGGATTGATATTGATATAGTTAGCTTTTGTGGGGTGTCACAAGAGTTAAGGAAAAATATTTGTAATATGTGGTGGTTAGGAGAACCAGTAAGTGGAGAATTACAAACAAGTGTAGAAAGTGTGGAAGTTGGCTTTTTTAGTATCGAAGAGGCATTAAATATGATAGTGATAAAAGAATTCACAGAAGAACTTTTAATGTGCTTAGATAAGAAAAAACATCCATTCTATATTGCATTCTAA
- the spoIIR gene encoding stage II sporulation protein R, producing MNRKARIYTLIGLIILVLSWEAHVIMPAQAGEENYIADESIRLRILANSNSAVDQQVKQDIRDEVNAHITELVEVFDDVEHAREVINENIDGLNHIVESKLAEVGSNNSFNISLQKTNFPTKLYGSRVYPAGEYEAVLIEIGDGQGDNWWCVLFPPLCFLDFNNGDAVAHEAEEKEEAVEKEEQEQEEIEEDDEDEVKVSFFIVDVFTSLWDRITG from the coding sequence ATGAATCGCAAAGCAAGAATTTATACATTAATTGGACTTATTATATTAGTTTTATCTTGGGAAGCACATGTTATTATGCCTGCACAAGCAGGAGAGGAAAACTACATAGCTGATGAATCTATTAGACTCAGAATATTGGCGAATAGTAATTCAGCGGTGGATCAACAAGTAAAGCAGGATATCCGTGATGAAGTAAATGCACACATAACAGAGTTAGTAGAAGTATTTGACGATGTTGAGCATGCGAGAGAAGTAATAAATGAAAACATAGATGGTTTAAATCATATTGTTGAAAGTAAATTAGCGGAAGTTGGCAGTAACAACTCATTTAACATCTCTTTACAAAAGACAAACTTTCCGACGAAGCTGTACGGAAGCCGAGTGTATCCGGCAGGGGAATATGAAGCGGTACTGATTGAAATTGGAGATGGCCAAGGCGACAACTGGTGGTGCGTATTATTCCCACCACTATGCTTCTTAGATTTTAACAACGGAGATGCAGTTGCACATGAGGCAGAAGAAAAAGAGGAAGCTGTAGAAAAAGAAGAACAAGAACAGGAAGAAATTGAAGAAGATGATGAAGATGAAGTGAAAGTATCTTTCTTTATCGTAGACGTATTCACAAGCCTTTGGGATAGAATTACTGGATAG
- the prmC gene encoding peptide chain release factor N(5)-glutamine methyltransferase, which translates to METNHKVYEALKWASSFLNEHNYEETIAQLLMRHHTGWSRSRLFSEMQTTLPAPIWTRFEADVRQAATGTPVQHIIGHEQFYGRDFKVNSNVLIPRPETEELIEALLGKIKSLFLNREQPIRIVDVGTGSGIIAITLALEVVHSHVHAVDISQAALDVARSNATALGAKVTFHEGDLLEPFLAESSEFDIVISNPPYIPEGDRAIMKENVLDHEPALALFAGQDGLTIYRKLIKQIPFVLHKKGLVAFEIGHGQGESVKALLAAEYPAADIAVLNDINGKERIVIAVIEG; encoded by the coding sequence ATGGAAACAAATCACAAAGTATACGAGGCCCTCAAATGGGCTTCTTCTTTTTTAAACGAACACAATTACGAAGAAACAATCGCACAGCTCCTAATGCGCCATCACACCGGCTGGTCACGATCGCGCCTGTTCAGCGAAATGCAAACAACACTACCAGCACCTATTTGGACTCGTTTTGAAGCCGACGTCCGCCAAGCAGCAACCGGTACACCAGTACAGCACATCATCGGCCACGAACAATTTTACGGACGCGACTTCAAAGTAAACAGCAACGTCCTCATCCCACGCCCAGAAACAGAAGAACTGATTGAAGCCCTTCTGGGAAAAATCAAGTCACTGTTTTTGAACCGAGAACAGCCAATCCGGATTGTCGATGTTGGAACAGGCAGTGGCATTATCGCCATCACATTGGCCCTTGAGGTAGTTCATAGTCACGTCCATGCGGTCGACATTTCGCAAGCGGCACTCGACGTAGCGCGCTCTAATGCAACCGCACTCGGAGCGAAAGTCACCTTCCATGAAGGCGACCTATTAGAACCATTCCTGGCAGAGTCATCGGAATTTGATATTGTCATTTCCAACCCTCCGTACATTCCAGAGGGTGATCGTGCCATCATGAAGGAAAATGTGCTCGACCATGAACCAGCACTCGCACTATTCGCTGGCCAAGACGGTCTAACAATATACCGCAAGCTCATAAAACAAATCCCTTTTGTGCTGCACAAAAAAGGCTTGGTCGCCTTCGAAATCGGCCACGGTCAAGGCGAGAGCGTAAAAGCCCTCCTAGCAGCAGAATACCCAGCAGCTGACATAGCGGTTCTCAACGACATCAATGGAAAAGAACGAATAGTCATCGCAGTAATAGAAGGTTAG
- the prfA gene encoding peptide chain release factor 1, producing MFDRLEAVEERYERLNELLMDPDVISDTKKLRDYSKEQSDIEETVQTFREYKEIKKQYTDAKTMLKEEDLDDEMYEMVKMEMDELEDQIPPLEEKLRVLLLPKDPNDDKNVIVEIRGAAGGDEAALFAGDLYRMYSRYAEAQGWRPEVIEASENDIGGYKEIIFMINGKGAYSKMKYENGAHRVQRVPTTESGGRIHTSTATVAVLPEAEEVEVDINEKDIRVDTFASSGPGGQSVNTTMSAVRLTHIPTGVVVSCQDEKSQIKNKEKAMKVLRARIYDKFRKEAEAEYAQNRKSAVGTGDRSERIRTYNFPQSRVTDHRIGLTLQKLDQILEGKLDEITDALIVEEQSRMMEEAGE from the coding sequence GTGTTTGACCGCCTAGAAGCAGTAGAAGAACGTTATGAGAGATTAAATGAATTATTAATGGATCCGGATGTCATTAGTGACACGAAGAAGCTCCGCGATTATTCGAAGGAGCAGTCGGATATAGAGGAAACGGTGCAAACGTTTCGCGAGTATAAGGAAATCAAAAAGCAGTATACCGATGCGAAAACGATGTTAAAAGAAGAAGATTTAGATGATGAAATGTATGAGATGGTAAAGATGGAGATGGATGAGCTCGAGGATCAAATCCCTCCGTTAGAAGAGAAGCTACGTGTACTTCTATTACCGAAGGATCCAAACGATGACAAAAACGTTATCGTGGAAATTCGTGGTGCCGCTGGTGGAGATGAAGCAGCGCTATTTGCTGGTGACCTTTACCGCATGTACTCTCGCTATGCGGAAGCGCAAGGCTGGAGACCAGAAGTTATCGAAGCGAGCGAAAATGATATCGGTGGCTACAAAGAGATCATTTTTATGATTAACGGAAAAGGCGCTTATTCTAAAATGAAATATGAAAACGGTGCACACCGCGTGCAACGTGTACCAACGACGGAATCCGGTGGACGTATCCATACGTCAACAGCAACCGTTGCTGTTTTACCTGAAGCAGAAGAAGTCGAAGTCGACATTAACGAAAAAGACATTCGAGTCGACACATTCGCATCGAGCGGGCCTGGGGGACAAAGCGTGAACACGACGATGTCAGCGGTTCGATTGACACACATCCCAACCGGTGTCGTAGTATCGTGTCAGGACGAAAAATCACAAATCAAGAACAAAGAAAAAGCGATGAAGGTGTTACGTGCTCGTATATACGACAAGTTTAGGAAGGAAGCCGAAGCAGAATACGCACAAAACCGTAAATCAGCTGTTGGAACAGGCGACCGCTCCGAGCGAATCCGAACGTACAACTTCCCACAAAGCCGTGTGACAGACCACCGCATTGGCTTAACACTGCAAAAGCTCGATCAAATTCTTGAAGGAAAACTCGACGAAATCACCGACGCACTAATCGTCGAAGAACAATCACGCATGATGGAAGAAGCGGGAGAGTAA
- a CDS encoding FAD-dependent oxidoreductase, translated as MNVVIIGGDAAGMSAAMQVVRNDENASVTVFEKGEFYSYAQCGLPYYIGGHIDDRDRLIARHRDTFEEKYGIDARILHEVTRIDPTNQLVIGTDLESGDTFEQHYDKCLIATGASPIIPPWDGRDLAGIHVLKTIPDADDILTDMKEDVLTVTVIGGGYIGLEVAENLVEHGKKVRIIDQADRLGMVYDEELSELLQEEAESHGVEVILGESVKHFNGSGRVREVVTNKGKYATDMVIVAVGVKPNSQFAKEAGIHLHPSGAIVVNPYMETNVKNIYAAGDCATQFHRIKQLDDYIPLGTHANKQGRVAGSNIAGVTATFQGVVGTSIMKFFRLTVGRTGLSVAEAEALRIHAEPLKFRARSHASYYPDSEKILIKLLRDSATDKLLGVQAIGKKGVDKRIDVAATALYHDMTIADMENLDLSYAPPFNSVWDPLQQAARRY; from the coding sequence ATGAACGTCGTCATTATTGGTGGTGATGCTGCTGGCATGAGCGCTGCGATGCAGGTTGTGAGAAATGATGAAAATGCTTCTGTCACAGTTTTCGAAAAAGGAGAATTTTATTCTTACGCGCAATGTGGGCTACCGTATTATATCGGTGGTCATATCGATGATCGTGATCGATTAATTGCGCGTCATCGCGATACATTTGAAGAAAAATACGGGATTGATGCACGAATATTGCACGAGGTGACTCGTATTGATCCAACTAACCAGCTCGTCATTGGCACCGATTTAGAAAGTGGAGATACGTTTGAGCAGCATTATGATAAATGCTTAATTGCGACCGGTGCGTCTCCCATAATACCGCCATGGGATGGTCGTGATTTAGCTGGGATTCACGTTTTGAAAACTATCCCCGATGCTGATGACATATTAACGGACATGAAGGAGGATGTACTAACAGTCACCGTCATCGGCGGTGGTTACATCGGACTTGAGGTGGCTGAGAATTTAGTGGAGCACGGTAAAAAAGTGCGTATTATCGATCAGGCTGACCGGTTGGGTATGGTGTATGATGAAGAATTAAGTGAGTTGCTGCAAGAGGAGGCGGAGAGCCATGGTGTAGAGGTCATTTTAGGAGAATCGGTCAAACACTTTAACGGTAGTGGACGGGTAAGAGAGGTCGTAACGAATAAGGGGAAGTATGCTACTGATATGGTCATTGTCGCTGTTGGTGTGAAGCCAAACTCCCAGTTCGCTAAAGAAGCTGGCATTCATCTTCATCCTTCTGGGGCCATTGTTGTGAATCCGTACATGGAAACAAACGTGAAAAACATTTATGCTGCTGGTGATTGCGCGACACAGTTTCACCGTATTAAGCAGCTCGATGATTATATTCCGCTCGGAACACATGCAAATAAGCAAGGACGTGTTGCAGGTAGTAATATCGCTGGCGTTACTGCAACGTTCCAAGGTGTTGTCGGCACGTCCATTATGAAATTTTTTCGTTTAACTGTTGGGAGGACGGGATTGAGTGTCGCAGAGGCTGAAGCGCTCCGTATCCACGCTGAACCACTAAAATTCCGAGCGCGCTCTCATGCTAGCTACTATCCAGATAGTGAAAAAATACTCATTAAGTTACTTCGAGACAGTGCAACAGACAAGCTATTAGGTGTCCAAGCGATTGGGAAAAAAGGCGTTGATAAAAGAATTGACGTTGCCGCAACTGCGCTCTATCACGACATGACAATTGCCGATATGGAAAACCTTGATTTAAGCTATGCACCACCGTTTAACAGTGTATGGGACCCATTGCAGCAAGCAGCCAGAAGGTATTAG
- a CDS encoding membrane protein, which translates to MQIFSTFEHSAYLELAISALQKVGVKKERILAVPLNSRVEERRLFDTLHRADGVSLFDKGAAIATALSVVGASIGFVLEWGPIYWGLIGAGVGFIIGFTIDYIIYKVIHRRNRKVRGKKSEVVIVVDCPKELVEKVEEVMWEHLALGVAKVEGE; encoded by the coding sequence ATGCAAATCTTCTCTACCTTTGAGCATTCCGCATATTTAGAGTTGGCTATTAGTGCGTTACAAAAAGTTGGTGTGAAAAAGGAACGTATATTAGCAGTTCCGCTTAATAGCAGAGTAGAGGAAAGACGACTATTTGATACGTTACATAGAGCAGATGGAGTTAGTTTATTTGATAAAGGTGCTGCAATAGCCACTGCTTTATCAGTTGTCGGTGCAAGCATTGGATTTGTACTTGAATGGGGTCCTATATATTGGGGACTAATTGGTGCAGGAGTTGGCTTTATTATAGGATTCACCATAGATTACATCATTTATAAAGTTATTCATAGGCGAAACAGAAAAGTGAGAGGGAAAAAATCTGAAGTTGTCATCGTTGTTGATTGTCCGAAAGAACTAGTGGAGAAAGTGGAAGAAGTGATGTGGGAGCACTTAGCATTAGGAGTGGCAAAAGTGGAAGGAGAATAG